The Bacteroidia bacterium genomic interval GCTGATGGAACAAGAGTAGCCATAGGTTCTAATGGGCATAATGTTAACAGAGGACATGTACGGGTATTCGAATGGCAAGACAGTAGTTGGGTACAGATTGGGCAAGATATTGATGGAGCAAGTGGTGGTTCTCGGGCAGGATCCTCTCTTTCTTTATCATCAGATGGCAATCGTTTGGCAATGGGTGCTCCCTGGAATGATGATGTTGCCTCTAATTCCGGCCAGGTAAGAGTTTTTGACTGGGATGGAACTAATTGGATACAAATAGGGACAGATATTGAAGGCCAGAATGCCGGAGATCAAGCCGGTGCTTCGGTTGTCCTTTCTTCTGATGGTAATCGGCTGGCAATCGGCGCTATAGACAGTGATAGTGCAAATATTCAGGATGTAGGGGAAGTAATAGTTTTTGAGTGGACAGGAACTGATTGGACACAATTGGGTCCTTCCATATACGGGAGAAATGCAAACGACGTATTTGGTTCCTCAATTCGTCTATCTAATAATGGAAATAGATTAGCAGCTAGCGCCAAGCCAACTAGCAGAAGAATCGGTGGATATATCAGAATATTTGAGTGGGATGGGACTAACTGGAACCAAGTGGGGGCTGATATTTTGGCAGAAACAAATGGAGATGGTTTTGGTGAAGCAATTGATTTATCTGAGGATGGAAATCGAATTGCTGGAGGTGCTCCAGAAAATAGTCAGAATATATCAGGTGCCGGGCATGTGCGAATTTTTGACTGGGACGGTGGACAATGGATGCAAGTTGGGGTAGATATAGAAGGCTCCAGTACTCGAGCTGATTTAGGAAGTGCACTGGCTTTTTCAGCAGATGGAAATATATTGGCCGTAGGGGCTCCTTTTCAAAATGGTGCATCCGGAGAGACTCTGGTCTATGAACTTGATTTTACCAGCACTCCCATAGATCCATACATTTCTTCCTTTCATGCTTTTGAAAAGCTATTTCCTAATCCATCCACAGGAATCGTACATCTTCAAATAAATCTAAATACCTCCGCAGAAGTACAATTGAGTCTGTACAATCTATTTGGTCAAGTCATGTATTCAGAAAAGAAACAGGGTTTATACGGAAAGAATCAGCTGGAAATGAATATCAAGAATTTACCTGCAGGGATTTATGAGGTATTTGTGACGGTTAAAAACATCTCCATTAGCCGAAAACTGGAAATAAGAAAGTAAGCTCAGGCAAAAATTTTTCGACGACTGAAGGAATTCCCAGTGAAGAGCGTCTAAGCCTTTACAACAAACAAAATTCCTTTATTCATGAACTATTCGAAAATTATTTTTGCCCTCTTTTTGAGTCTTTCCCTTTTTTTCTATGCATGCGAAGAAGAGAGTCTTTGTCCTGACACGATTTGGTACCAGGATGCGGACGGAGATGGGCTGGGGAATCCGGATCAAAGCCTTAGTGCATGTGAACAGCCCTCAGGCTACGTAAGCAATGCAAATGACACCGATGATTCTGCTTCTAATGGGATTGTCGCTTTAGGCGATGCACTCTCAGATCAGATCGATGCAGGAGATGGAGCGGGTATAGACAATGCCTTTCGCAATAGCGGGATCGTTATTGATGAAGCTGCCAACACCTATTTCGCAGTAAATGGTGTCCATCCCATCAATTCTGGAGATTACTCCTCTTACTATCCCAAATCCATCGTTGAAGCCTCCCTGGATACGGATGAAATTGTCAATGTCTGGTCCTTCGATGCTAACACTTTGGGAAGGCAAGTAGATATGGAAGGTCTGACTTTCGCCGAAAATACAGACTTCCTTTACATTGGAGATGAATACAACTTCATTTACGAATTGGATCTGAGTAGCGGGCAGGTTACACGTGAATGGGACCTTGCAGAAATAGGAATTAGCACAAGTACTGATCGAGGGGTAGAGGCTTTGACCTATCTGGATGGATATTTTTATGCGGGTGTTCAAGCAGACCAAAGTATCTACCAATTGGATTTGCACCTGAGTGCAAACGATCCCAATGATGCCGATTATCAGAAAGTAGAATCCATTTCTTCTTTTTCTGTAGGAGTATCTCCGAGTGGCTTATTCGGAGCTAGCGATGGGAGTATTTACATGATTGCTGTGACAGGAGATCAGGTCATTTACAATTATAGCACTTCTGGCTCTTTAAACTGTACCTACACCCTGGCTTCCAGCCTGAATCTTCAGAGAGCTGATGGAATATATATTGATAGCAATGAAGAATATGCATACATCGCAGATTCACAGGGTATGCTAAACGGGCTTTCATCCGTTTACAAAATCCCCTGGGACTCAGGCGCATGTCAATAACGAAGTTTAAGGCATTAGTATTAGAAAGCTGCTTTAACAAGGAGGCGACACCTGGGTGTCGCCTTTGCTTTATTCACTAGCTATCGAATTATTAGCAAATAAAAAGTTCGCATACTAATTTGCAGAAACACACATAAACTTTTTATTCTTCTTTCCCCATGAAAATACGCTCAGCCAAAGACGTTGAAAAACTGGATGCCCGACTAAAGGAAGAACTCGGCATAGATGTAAGCACCTACCGAAACGAAGAGGCAGTCTCCAATTTCACCGAACTTCTCATTTTCCCTAAATATGTAATCAACTGGACACTCAGACCAGTCCTCATCGCCTTTTTGTTATACATCATTGGCTTTTTCTTTCTGGATTTGGTTCATGTCGAATACCTGTTATATGCTTTGATTGGCCTGGTACTATTCCTGCTTAGCGGCGTCTTTTTCGGCCTGCTTTTTCTGACCTGGCGAATGAAAAAAGACCTTTGGGGCATCATCGAATATTCGCTGGGGATTATGAAAACAGCTGTCAGTGATATCAATCAGGTCAGTAAGCAGATAAAGCCAGAGAACCGTAAAGAAGTTTTGTCTCTGGTATTCAAGGGAGTTATTCATATCGTTACCATTCCCATGCTCAGTAAAGTAATTTCGGATAAAATCCCTCTACTAGGTGGAGTAGTTAATTCTTTTGTTAAAAAAGTTCTCACACTCGTATCCGATAAAATCAAATTCGATGAGGTGCAACTGGAAGAAGAATTGCAAAAGAAAAAGGATGAGCCTGGAGCCTTAAAGGTCTATGCAAATACCCTTTCCTCAGCCAGTACAGGACTTGAAAAAATCTTGAATGTCACTTTTGGGGTAGCACAGTTTCCCATCAAAACTTTCTTTTTCATCTCCGCTACCTTTTTGTTTCTTTTCCTTTACCTGATTAATTAACTTAGGAAAAGGACTCCTACTACATGGAAAAATTCAAGCACCTACACCTTTGGATGATTCTCCCTTTACTTATCATCCAATTAGGTATTTTCAATTACTATTGGCCAGGATTTAGCAGCAAAAGCTGGGAGATACATATTCACTACTGGCTGGTAAGTGCTTGGTACTTATTTCTTATCCTACAAGCACATTTCCTAACAAAAAATAAGCTAAGCAAGCACCGAACATGGGGAATATTCGGCTTTCTGCTCGCGGGCGGAGTGATTTTCTCAGCTATAAGCTTGCTGGATTTTCCACTCAAACTAGCAGCGCAGGCGAATCCTGAAGCTGGAGGACCTCCCGTATTTTTCTATTATGCAACCCTCATAGCTGAATTCTTTTCGATTATTGCCTTTGCCTATGCCATTTCACAAGCCATTATTCACAGAAAAAATCTACAGGAACATGCCTGGTGGCTAATCGCCAGTGTATTTTACATGATGGTTCCGGCTCTGGGAAGGGGAATGATTCTTTTCTGGCGGACGATTTTGAATCCAGAAGATTTTAGTCCCCTCTATGTTTTTACGAGCACAGAACTTATCTATCTGTTTCTATTTCTATTCTTTGCCTATAAGTTCGGTAAACTAAAACACCCGGCAAGCTGGATAGGCTTAGGCCTGATTGCCATCCGCTTCATAAGCAAGCCATTGGCTGCAAATGAATCTGTACAGGATTTTCTTCAAAGCCTTATTAAGTATTAGATTTTCCCCTGTCAGATGAAAGGCCTTCTTTATTCCTTCAAGTTTTTTTCAGCAAACTGTCAGGATTTAGCTTTTCCCGCGTAGTCCTTGTAAATGCTAATAGAAAACTTATGAAACGGATTCCAATTTTTATCCTTCTGCTCAGTTTACTTTCCTCAACTTTCGCCCAGCACCGTTACGAAATTCCGATGGCAGAAAAAGGGGAGTTGAGTATTGACGTTTATGATGCTTCGATTCGCGTGATAGGAGTAGCGGGCAAGAATGCCAGTGTCGAAATCCTTAAGGAAGGAAGCGAAAAGCCTGCAAGCAATAAAGAGATTCCGCATTATGATGTGAAGAAGGAAGGGAATAAGCTACAGATTGTAAAAAAGGAAAGTTACCGAATCAAAAACATCCTGATTCTCGTTAAAATTCCCTGGAATTTCAGCTGTAAATTGGATACCTATTATGGGAAAGATCTGGAAGTCAGTAATATGAAAGCAGATTTACTCGCAGATGCTTATTACGGAAATGTAAGTGTAAAAAATTGCGATGCACGCATAGAAGTGAATAGCTTTGAAGGCCTGCTGAAACTTGATGATTTAAAGGAATCGGTCATCGCACATAATACCGAAGGAGATATACAGGCAAGCTTTCAGCATATCCCCGCTTCCTTCTCCTCCATTTTTTCCAGCAATAAAGGCAATATCAAGATCAAGCTGAATACAAATGAAAAACTCCTTGTAGCCATGGACACCTATTTTGGCAAGATCAATAGCCAATTCAAACTGGGTATTCCAGATGCCAGCGAACTTCCCAATCCCGATAGGAAGAATAAACTCTCCTTTCGCACGATCAATCAGGGATCAAAAGCAAAAGTCCTGACGATCAAAAACTACTTTGGGAATATTGACCTCCTGAAAAACTAAACAGACATGCTGAGCGAACACACCTACAGGATGTTTGTCCGAGAACATAGCGATAGCCTATTCAGGTATGCCTACTTCTTCCTCAAGAATCAAATGGATGCAGAGGATGTCTTGCAGGAGTGCCTACTCAAACTCTGGGACATCAGAAAAACAACTACCCTAAGGGGAAATCCCCGAGCTTTTGTTTTCCGCATGATCAAAAACAAATGCATCGACCGATTGAGAAAAGAAAAACGAAACCCCATCGGTACTGCTGAAGAATTACCAGAAACAGCCAGTGCTGCCCAGGCCTTAAGCACTTTAGAAGTCAAAGAAAGCAAGGGCCAACTCATGCACATCATCCAACAACTCCCGGAATTGCAAAGAGAAATTCTGATTCTGAGAAATATGGAAGGATGTAGCATAGAAGAAATCGCAGAAAGCCTGGATATGAAAATCAATACCGTAGAAGTCTATCTCTCAAGAGCACGAAAAAAAGTAAGAGCTGCCTATACCAAAATTGAAAAGTCATGAAGCATAGCATAGATAATATAAAAGCCCTTTTGGAAAAATATTATGAGGCCAGGACCAGCCTTGAAGAAGAGCAAATACTTTTCGACTACTTTTCTTCTGAAGAAGTTGCTGAAGAACTCCTCCCCTATAAAGAAGAATTTCAGGCATTTTCTCAGGAATACCCAAAATTGAAAGTTCCCGAGAATCTGGTCGAAGATATTATCTCCAACT includes:
- a CDS encoding T9SS type A sorting domain-containing protein, yielding MKSILKFSSIFFLAHMLLWSPLQSQVLLGSAISGEGSTDASGTAIALSSDGNILAIASERALSAGFTTGHVRVFSFQDSMWIQKGMNIDGQAGGDRAGSSLDISADGTRVAIGSNGHNVNRGHVRVFEWQDSSWVQIGQDIDGASGGSRAGSSLSLSSDGNRLAMGAPWNDDVASNSGQVRVFDWDGTNWIQIGTDIEGQNAGDQAGASVVLSSDGNRLAIGAIDSDSANIQDVGEVIVFEWTGTDWTQLGPSIYGRNANDVFGSSIRLSNNGNRLAASAKPTSRRIGGYIRIFEWDGTNWNQVGADILAETNGDGFGEAIDLSEDGNRIAGGAPENSQNISGAGHVRIFDWDGGQWMQVGVDIEGSSTRADLGSALAFSADGNILAVGAPFQNGASGETLVYELDFTSTPIDPYISSFHAFEKLFPNPSTGIVHLQINLNTSAEVQLSLYNLFGQVMYSEKKQGLYGKNQLEMNIKNLPAGIYEVFVTVKNISISRKLEIRK
- a CDS encoding esterase-like activity of phytase family protein; translation: MNYSKIIFALFLSLSLFFYACEEESLCPDTIWYQDADGDGLGNPDQSLSACEQPSGYVSNANDTDDSASNGIVALGDALSDQIDAGDGAGIDNAFRNSGIVIDEAANTYFAVNGVHPINSGDYSSYYPKSIVEASLDTDEIVNVWSFDANTLGRQVDMEGLTFAENTDFLYIGDEYNFIYELDLSSGQVTREWDLAEIGISTSTDRGVEALTYLDGYFYAGVQADQSIYQLDLHLSANDPNDADYQKVESISSFSVGVSPSGLFGASDGSIYMIAVTGDQVIYNYSTSGSLNCTYTLASSLNLQRADGIYIDSNEEYAYIADSQGMLNGLSSVYKIPWDSGACQ
- a CDS encoding RNA polymerase sigma factor; translated protein: MLSEHTYRMFVREHSDSLFRYAYFFLKNQMDAEDVLQECLLKLWDIRKTTTLRGNPRAFVFRMIKNKCIDRLRKEKRNPIGTAEELPETASAAQALSTLEVKESKGQLMHIIQQLPELQREILILRNMEGCSIEEIAESLDMKINTVEVYLSRARKKVRAAYTKIEKS
- a CDS encoding DUF4097 family beta strand repeat-containing protein codes for the protein MKRIPIFILLLSLLSSTFAQHRYEIPMAEKGELSIDVYDASIRVIGVAGKNASVEILKEGSEKPASNKEIPHYDVKKEGNKLQIVKKESYRIKNILILVKIPWNFSCKLDTYYGKDLEVSNMKADLLADAYYGNVSVKNCDARIEVNSFEGLLKLDDLKESVIAHNTEGDIQASFQHIPASFSSIFSSNKGNIKIKLNTNEKLLVAMDTYFGKINSQFKLGIPDASELPNPDRKNKLSFRTINQGSKAKVLTIKNYFGNIDLLKN